A segment of the Petroclostridium xylanilyticum genome:
GGAAATAGTTATGTGGCAGGCAGTATTGTAAACCTGCCAATTGGAAACACAGAAGTAATAGCAAAGAAAATACAGGAATTAACAGGAAGCGACATGTTCCAAATCAAAACAGTAAAATCTTATCCGGAAGATTATACGGAAACAACAAATGTAGCACAGGAAGAAAAGAGAAAAAATGCCAGACCAAAGCTTACAGAAATAGTAGAAGAAATGAATTCTTATGATGTGATTTATATCGGATATCCGAATTGGTGGGGAACGATGCCGATGGCGGTATTTACATTTTTAGAGTCGTATGATTTTTCAGGAAAGACCATTATTCCATTTTGCACACATGAAGGTAGTGGAATGGGAAGTAGTGAACGCGACATCAAGAAACTTTGCCCAAATGCAAAGGTATTATCCGGGTTGGCTATTAGAGGCGGCAGTGTTGACAGAGCAGACAAAGATGTTGCAAACTGGCTAAAAAAACTTAATTTGATACCATAAACGAAAGGGGGAAATAGAATTGGAAAAACGTAAATTAGGAAACAGTGGTTTTGAGGTTTCTGCAATCGGGCTCGGCTGCATGGGAATGAGCCATGGTTATGGTCCGGCATCAGACAAGAAAGAGATGATTTCATTGATCCATGCGGCCATTGACCGCGGTGTTACTTTCTTCGATACCGCTGAAGTATATGGTCCATATGTGAATGAGGAGTTGGTAGGTGAAGCCCTTGCTCCATTCAAGGGAAAGGTGGTCATCGCTACCAAGTTTGGCATCAAAATGGTAGATGGCAAGCAGGTGCTTGACAGCAAGCGGTCGACCATTAGGCAATCAGTGGAAGGCTCGCTCAAACGCCTTAAAGTCGAAGCCATTGACCTGTACTATCAGCATCGTGTTGACCCAAATGTGCCTATCGAGGAAGTAGCTGGAGTAATACAAGACCTAATCAAGGAAGGGAAGATCAGATATTGGGGACTTTCTGAAGCAGGAGTGCAAACGATTCGCCGCGCACACGCGGTTCAGCCGCTCACTGCAATTCAAAGTGAATATTCAATGATGTGGAGAAGTCCTGAAGAAGAACTGCTGCCTACCCTGGAGGAACTCGGAATCGGCTTCGTTCCATTCAGCCCGCTGGGCAAGGGTTTCCTTACCGGAAAAATTGATAAGAATGCAACATTTGTTAGCTCCGACTTCCGCAGCATTGTTCCCCGCTTTAAACCGGAGAATCTCGAAGCAAATCAGGTCTTAGTGGAACTTATCAAGAAGGTTGCTGCAGGGAAAAACGCAACGCCGGCTCAAATCGCTCTGGCGTGGGTGCTTGCACAAAAGCCATGGATTGTTCCGATTCCAGGAACACGCAAATTGGAGCGCCTGGAAGAAAATCTTGGCGCAGCGGACATTGAGCTGACTCCCGAGGAGCTAAGTGATTTGAACGACGCGCTCTCGAAGATCAAGATTTCGGGAGAACGCTACCCAGCAGGTTCAGAATACGCAAATAGAACGGGTAAATAACGGGTAGTTTTAACACATGCTGCCTTTTTTTATATAGGCTATAAATCGAATAAGGAATCCTCACTACGGAATTAGCGGAATAAGATGCTGCTGCTTTTTTTTATTAAGGAAATAGCTTGCGCAAAATTTCTGTGGATAAGTATTGGCAAAGGATATAGGATTTTGAGATAATAAATAATCATGAAGACAAAAGGGATTATCAAACAAATATTTCAAGAACATTTTAATAGATTTTGGGAAGCTAAGAAAGAAAAGTTTCCAGAAAAAATGAGAGAACACTTACTCAGTGAAGTCTTAAAAATGCTATATTGTGGAGATGTGACGTTAGGTTTTGTAGCATATATTTGCATGCAATGTTTTGAGAAGATTAAAGTAGGCTTTAGTTGAAAAAGTAGGTTTTGCAATAAGTGTGGGAAAAAATATATAAGTGGAAGAATTTATAGGGAAGCTGATGATGCACATACCGCCAAAGCATTTTAAGATGGTGAGAAGATATGGTGTATATGCAGGAAGTATACAACAAAAAGTGAAGAAATGTTTTGGATTACTGAAGTATATCAAAAGTGGATTAAAAGGCAAACAATACACATTAAAAGACTGGTGGGACACAAAAGACAGAGCATTAACATGGAGAGCATTGATGATAAACAATTTTTCAAAGGATCCATTGAAATGTAAAAAATGTGGAGAAACTATGGATTTGTGGGAAATATGGCATTACAAATATGGATACATCTATGATTTTGTAAGAACATGAATAGGATGGGATTATTATGAGTAAAGCAAATCAAAATGAAGAGATAGTCTATGAAGAATTTGATGAAATTCCGTTTGGTGGAAATGAGCCAGATGAATTAATCATGTTCAAATGCAGGGCGTGTGGATATGAAGAATATGTACCTGATTTTGTAGCGTATGAAAGCTATATACCTGAGGAATTTGCTGAAAACGGAAGTCCAATTGTCCTATGTCCACATTGTGAGGGAGATATGATAATAAAATCGGATGAAGTTTAGCCTCCATCCGATTTGTGGTTTTAAAGTTGCCCGTCAGGGCGAAATTTGTTCTCAGATGCTCGCCCACGATTTTAAGGTGCTGGAGCTGCAAAGACTCAAGGGTGAGGCGCAGAAGATACCGCCCAAAATCCGGATTTTCTCCTTCATTATGCTGATATGCTTCCTGTTTACCTATCTCGCCATCATCGGCTATGAGATCATCAAGTCCCTCGGCGGGATGTTTTGAAATGAAATAGGTTGAATTTATCCTATTTCTGTGTATAATAGAAATAGGAGGTGTTTTGAATGAATATTAACACAAACAGCCTTGTATCCATTACCGAGGCCAATCAGAATTTTTCCAAGGTGGCGCGCTTGGTTGATGAGAATGGTGTTGCGGTCATTTTGAAAAACAATGTGCCGCGTTATATTATCACAGAGTTCAGTGAATTTCAGGCTGAGGAAATGGCGGTTGACGAGGATGTGAAAAGTATAGCCCGCCGCCTGATCACAAAACACCGGGCGGCGTTTGAGGAACTGGCTAAATGAAAAGATTAAGCATCCCGCAAATCGTGATGATGCACAGCGCGTTGATCAAGGAAACCGGAGGATTGGACGGGATTCGTAACGAGAACCTGCTGGACTCGGCGGTCAACGCTCCATTTCAGACCTTTGGCGGTGAATATGTATATAAAACACTGGAGGCGAAGGCGGCGCGTTTGGGGTATTCTTTAGTAAAAAATCATCCCTTTGTTGATGGCAACAAGAGAATCGGAATGCTTGCCATGCTGGTTTTTCTGGAGATCAATGGCATCGAGCTAACCTGTTCGGATCAGGATATTATTGAAACCGGTTTAAAGCTTGCCGCTGGGGAGATGGATGATAAGCAACTCTTGGAGTGGATTCTACGGCATAATTAA
Coding sequences within it:
- a CDS encoding flavodoxin encodes the protein MTNSKSLIAYFSRKGNSYVAGSIVNLPIGNTEVIAKKIQELTGSDMFQIKTVKSYPEDYTETTNVAQEEKRKNARPKLTEIVEEMNSYDVIYIGYPNWWGTMPMAVFTFLESYDFSGKTIIPFCTHEGSGMGSSERDIKKLCPNAKVLSGLAIRGGSVDRADKDVANWLKKLNLIP
- a CDS encoding aldo/keto reductase — protein: MEKRKLGNSGFEVSAIGLGCMGMSHGYGPASDKKEMISLIHAAIDRGVTFFDTAEVYGPYVNEELVGEALAPFKGKVVIATKFGIKMVDGKQVLDSKRSTIRQSVEGSLKRLKVEAIDLYYQHRVDPNVPIEEVAGVIQDLIKEGKIRYWGLSEAGVQTIRRAHAVQPLTAIQSEYSMMWRSPEEELLPTLEELGIGFVPFSPLGKGFLTGKIDKNATFVSSDFRSIVPRFKPENLEANQVLVELIKKVAAGKNATPAQIALAWVLAQKPWIVPIPGTRKLERLEENLGAADIELTPEELSDLNDALSKIKISGERYPAGSEYANRTGK
- a CDS encoding transposase zinc-binding domain-containing protein, which translates into the protein MKTKGIIKQIFQEHFNRFWEAKKEKFPEKMREHLLSEVLKMLYCGDVTLGFVAYICMQCFEKIKVGFS
- a CDS encoding transposase; this encodes MEEFIGKLMMHIPPKHFKMVRRYGVYAGSIQQKVKKCFGLLKYIKSGLKGKQYTLKDWWDTKDRALTWRALMINNFSKDPLKCKKCGETMDLWEIWHYKYGYIYDFVRT
- a CDS encoding type II toxin-antitoxin system Phd/YefM family antitoxin, with translation MNINTNSLVSITEANQNFSKVARLVDENGVAVILKNNVPRYIITEFSEFQAEEMAVDEDVKSIARRLITKHRAAFEELAK
- a CDS encoding type II toxin-antitoxin system death-on-curing family toxin, giving the protein MKRLSIPQIVMMHSALIKETGGLDGIRNENLLDSAVNAPFQTFGGEYVYKTLEAKAARLGYSLVKNHPFVDGNKRIGMLAMLVFLEINGIELTCSDQDIIETGLKLAAGEMDDKQLLEWILRHN